One genomic window of Fusobacterium sp. includes the following:
- a CDS encoding metallophosphoesterase yields MIFRYKLNINLYKVSLVLVPIILLAGTFYKHHTIIKKYDIKLDKNYNIEPLNIVLVSDIHLGYINGNSSFIKMKNIINSLNADIVLIAGDLIDMDLEPVLEKNMLDELSSIKTKYGIYFALGNHDIYGKKAALLTETLKEKGVIVLRDEQILVDDKIYIAGRDNFSKIPLKDIIGDHSDKPVILIQHTPDTIEETVENKIDLQVSGHTHKGQFFPGRLFTKRIFLIDYGHKKISDSNILVSSGYGTWGPPIRIGSSSEICLIKFYN; encoded by the coding sequence ATGATTTTTAGATATAAGTTAAATATAAATCTATATAAAGTATCCTTAGTCCTTGTTCCTATAATTTTATTGGCTGGAACTTTTTATAAACATCATACTATTATAAAAAAATATGATATTAAATTAGATAAAAATTATAACATTGAACCTCTTAATATTGTTTTAGTATCTGATATTCATCTTGGATATATAAATGGAAATTCCTCTTTTATAAAAATGAAAAATATTATAAATTCTTTAAATGCTGACATTGTTCTTATAGCTGGTGATCTCATAGATATGGATTTAGAACCAGTTTTAGAAAAAAATATGCTTGATGAATTAAGCAGTATAAAAACTAAGTATGGAATTTATTTTGCTTTAGGTAATCATGATATTTATGGAAAAAAAGCTGCCCTTCTTACTGAAACATTAAAAGAAAAAGGAGTCATTGTTCTTAGAGATGAACAAATACTTGTTGATGATAAAATATATATAGCTGGAAGAGATAATTTTTCAAAGATACCTCTCAAAGATATCATAGGTGATCATTCTGACAAACCAGTTATTTTGATACAGCATACTCCTGACACAATTGAAGAAACTGTAGAGAATAAAATAGATCTGCAAGTTTCTGGCCACACACATAAAGGGCAGTTTTTTCCTGGAAGACTTTTTACAAAACGAATTTTTCTAATAGATTATGGACATAAAAAAATATCTGACAGCAATATTTTGGTTTCATCAGGATATGGAACTTGGGGACCCCCTATAAGAATAGGAAGCTCTTCTGAAATATGTCTTATTAAATTCTATAACTAA
- a CDS encoding aryl-sulfate sulfotransferase — protein sequence MLINRKEKLIIGFSVCIIGLGILLYISKEKIMEKLSNSPSLVMTYKESQSKKLKKEIEKKISDKNFNSIMNRLSMEKLEILKESLNFPEVVDALNAKDGSKYTSDKYFSPDINQEEAVKIANISRGFGEIEVLSVEFKNYLEKKYPNFNYDEVNKNENKIPDILKIKDKIMKLFPDKEISDIIKTLNGEQLNKLNNIISGNAEVVSLMEFKVEDINNFKKYEEDFFNSTLILDDMKKVVAISKGIDEMTLVSPELKEIIDKNLKNIDYKKMSSFGEFYLLDKNSDVELEKQYREKYYTFDSPFIKLNPYGRTPLSAIVKIENEAVGNDVTITIEGKEGSPDYTYKTKVRANGEIPIIGLYPKAVNKVFLKMNNGNIFKNKNITIETSLIDDSLPAVVIEKKVDGSIEQGMNLVSFNTKDESLPFIFDSNANIRYLLIVSPVIKKSLLDRNEKGNWEAIDDNLIFEFDILGKIINIQDNNRIKLDENWKNGVLFRNNQYLPKKNNILIVYGFSDKAYPSGVFSEIGKDSGHELFKARLYYDKNSFEDNSILSGKRIELFQE from the coding sequence ATGTTGATAAATAGAAAGGAAAAATTAATCATAGGCTTTTCAGTTTGTATCATTGGATTAGGAATACTTCTATATATTTCTAAGGAGAAAATAATGGAGAAACTGTCAAATAGTCCAAGCCTAGTAATGACATATAAAGAGAGTCAAAGTAAAAAATTAAAAAAAGAAATAGAGAAAAAAATTAGTGATAAAAATTTTAATTCAATAATGAATAGATTATCAATGGAAAAATTAGAAATATTAAAAGAAAGTTTAAATTTCCCTGAAGTGGTAGATGCTTTAAATGCAAAAGATGGAAGTAAATATACTTCAGATAAATATTTTTCTCCAGATATAAATCAAGAAGAGGCTGTAAAAATTGCTAATATAAGCAGAGGATTTGGAGAAATAGAAGTTTTGTCAGTGGAATTTAAAAATTATTTAGAAAAAAAATACCCTAACTTTAATTATGATGAAGTAAATAAAAATGAAAATAAAATACCAGATATTTTAAAGATAAAAGATAAAATTATGAAATTATTTCCAGATAAAGAAATTTCAGATATTATAAAAACTTTAAATGGAGAGCAATTAAATAAATTAAACAACATAATATCTGGAAATGCAGAAGTGGTCTCTCTTATGGAATTTAAAGTGGAAGATATAAATAATTTTAAAAAATATGAAGAAGATTTCTTTAATTCAACTCTTATATTAGATGATATGAAAAAAGTAGTTGCCATAAGTAAGGGGATTGATGAAATGACTCTTGTATCACCTGAATTGAAAGAAATAATAGATAAGAATTTAAAAAATATAGATTATAAAAAAATGTCATCTTTTGGGGAGTTTTATCTTTTAGATAAAAATAGTGATGTAGAACTTGAAAAGCAGTATAGAGAAAAGTATTATACTTTTGATAGTCCCTTTATAAAATTAAATCCATATGGAAGAACACCACTTTCTGCAATAGTAAAAATAGAAAATGAAGCAGTAGGAAATGATGTAACAATAACTATTGAAGGAAAAGAAGGAAGTCCAGATTATACCTATAAAACAAAAGTAAGAGCAAATGGAGAAATTCCAATAATAGGACTGTATCCTAAAGCTGTTAATAAGGTATTCTTAAAAATGAATAATGGAAATATTTTTAAAAATAAAAATATTACAATAGAGACATCATTGATTGATGATAGTCTTCCAGCAGTTGTGATAGAAAAAAAAGTTGATGGAAGTATAGAACAGGGAATGAATCTTGTATCTTTTAATACAAAAGATGAATCACTTCCATTTATATTTGATTCTAATGCAAATATCAGATATCTTTTAATAGTTTCACCTGTCATTAAAAAATCACTTCTTGATAGAAATGAAAAAGGAAATTGGGAAGCAATAGATGATAACCTTATTTTTGAATTTGATATACTTGGTAAAATAATAAATATTCAAGATAATAATAGAATAAAATTAGATGAAAACTGGAAAAATGGAGTGCTGTTTAGAAATAATCAATATCTTCCAAAAAAGAATAATATTCTTATAGTTTATGGATTCAGTGATAAAGCTTACCCAAGTGGAGTTTTTTCTGAAATAGGAAAAGATAGTGGACATGAGCTTTTCAAGGCAAGACTTTATTATGATAAAAATAGTTTCGAAGACAATAGTATATTATCAGGAAAAAGAATAGAACTTTTTCAAGAATAA